The genomic segment TTCCGATCCCATAAGACTAGCAAAAGGGTAGACGCCTCAGGAAAAGTGACTCTTTAGCGGCGTTTTATCATTCTTTATTGAAGAGGTTCTCGCTTTTGGTCTTCAGTTATTCTTTTTCAGGACGATAAGACCGGACACCTAGTGCGAGGAGTCTTATGTTGTCGCGTTTATCCCTAAATTTCAGAATCATTAGTCTGTCTTGTGCCATTTCCATGGTCACGACGCTAATAATCTCAGTGGTTGCTTATCACCAATCCAAGAAACAAGTCACCTCGCTGGGGGGAGAAATGTTCACCAAAATCAATCATGATGTGATTGGCTTTATGGATGCTCTAAACGCACAAGTCGTGGCGGGTAAGCTCACACTTGACGAAGCGAAAGACACAGTTCGTACATATATTAATGGACCTCTTCTGAGTGATGGCAGTCGTGATATCAAAAAAACAAAGCTTTCCACTGATCAATTTATGTATGTGTGGGCCTTTAGCGGCAAAAAGCAAGGTCTGGTGGAAATGCATCCTTTTCCACTCGAGGGAAAAAGTATCTGGGACTATAGTGTCGAGGGAAAATATACTGTTCGCGACAGTTGGGGTAATGTAAATAATGTGGGAAAAACTTTTCACGAACTCTGGCAAAATCCGGGCGAGCCAGTTTATACATTCTTGGCTTATCAAAGCTATTTTGAGCCTTGGGACTGGGTTGTCGGTGTAGGGGCGCGCGAAGAGCTTCTTTATCAGGCGCGTTTGGCTGAAGCTCGAAATGAAATTCTTTTTTATGCGGCCTTTATCTTTATCTTCTCTTTTGCGATCTCTTGGTGGATCGCTAATAAGATTTCCAGTGAAGTTAAAAAGACAGCCAAGAGTCTCACGGACGGAGCAAATGCCGTTTTTGCATCATCTCAGCAAATCGCAAACTCAGCGCAGGCACTTTCGCAAACAGCTACTGAGCAAGCCTCATCCCTAGAAGAGACTGTTGCCTCAATGGAAGAACTGACTTCTATGGTCCGAATGAATACTGACAACAGTAGCCAAGCTGCTACTTTGGCGAGTTCGACACGAGATGTGGCGCAAAAAGGCGAAAGAGAGATTAAGATTCTTATCGATTCTATTCACAGTATTTCCGCTGATTCTAAGAAGATCGAGGAAATCACTGGCGTCATCGATGATATTGCCTTTCAGACGAATCTTTTGGCTTTAAATGCGGCCGTCGAAGCGGCTCGGGCAGGTGAACAGGGTAAAGGCTTTGCCGTGGTCGCGGATGCCGTGCGCACTCTGGCGCAAAGAAGTTCTATCGCGGCAAAAGATATCGCGGATTTAATTAAAAAGAGTGTCGAGAAAATCGAAGCCGGCAGTCGTCAAGCTGGTCAGAGTGGCGCTGTTTTGACGGAAATTGTTGAATCTGTCAGAAAAGTTTCGGATCTGAACAACGAAATCGCGACGGCCAGCCAAGAGCAAAATGCAGGTATCTCTCAAATCAGTAAAGCCATGAATCAAATGGATCAGGTGACTCAGGTCAATGCGGCCTCTTCTGAAGAAGCTGCAGCTGCTGCGGAAGAGTTGTCAGCTCTTTCTTCGACTCTGCGGGGCAACGTTGTTGCTTTGGAAAAAGTGATTTTTGGCTCCGAGATTGAAGGTTCGCCAGTTAAGGTTGTAAACATTTCTTCAAAGACATCACAGAATTCGGAGCACAAAGCCTCGGGATCGAGTCAGGTGGCTTAGAGTAAAGTGCGTCGTGGCAGAGAGAGCGAACTACAAAGTGAGAAATATCACGAGTTCTCCTTTGCAGTTTGATCGATCCAATTTTTAAATTCATGGTAAAATTCCAGAGCCTGCTCTGTTTGCGGATTGTGGGCACTTTTCTCAAAAATACGCACAGTGAGTTTTTGGAATAGGGGACGATACTGATTCCAGGTCCAGCTCGGGGCGACTTGATAGTCAAGTCGCCCTAACATCAAAAGAACCGGCACTTTGAGATCAGGCAACCCCTCTTCAATTTTGATGTCCCGAAAGACTTCCCCGAAAAGATGATCTATCGCTGGCATATAGGTCTGTACTCCTTTCCAGAGCTCATCAATATCGAAATTCCAATCATTCCAGGCGCGCGTCCTCATACCTTTGCAGAACAAAACGAAACGATCCTCGGGAGAGTTCGCAATCTGTCTCTCCATGTTTTGGCAATCCATCTCGAATTGGTCCTTGCGTGCTGTGCAGACACTTTCGGTCCAGTTTCGTTCAGCCTCCTGCATGTGAGAGCCATGGCTAGGCCCTGTCGCCACTAGGCACACGTGACTTACCGACCCAGGGTATCTCTTGGCGTATTCAAGAGCCATATAGCCATGGGCTGAGTGCCCCAATATAGCAATGGGCCCCAGCTTCATCTCGGCACGGAAACGTTCGATATCAGACATAAGAGTCGCCAGGGAGTAGTCTGCTTCTGTCACACTCCCCGAGGGATTTGAAAATCCGCGATGATCCATATAAATCATACGGAAATTCTGATTCATCTGAGGATGGAATGAGCGACTGTAGTAAAGCGCACTTCCCACGACTAGACACACGGGACCAGATCCCTCCGTATCTCGAAATTGCAGTGTGAACGGTCCTGCCTGAAATAGGCCTTCTTTCACAGGTCCTCCTTGATTTAGTTGCATCATACAACTATTTGGTTGTATGATGCAACTAAATGGAGAAGCGATGAACAATTACGAGACACTTCATCAACTTGTTGGGATCCAAATGAGTAAAACCATGCTCAGCATGAAACGTCATATTATTGCGGAGTTCGCCAAAGTTGACAGCGAAATGTCATTTGAGGACTGGATGAATCTTCTTCCTGTCATTGAAAGCGAGACAATTTCCCAGAAGGATCTGGCGCAGATTCTGGGGAAAGACAAAACCACTATTTCTCGCCTCATCAACCAGTGGGAAAAATATCAATTTGTTGAGCGCATCAAAAGCACGCAGGATCAAAGGGTCAACGTCCTAAAAATGACCAAGCAGGCAAAGAAAATCCACCAAAAACTCCGTCCTCTTTTTGATCGCGGGGATGAGGACTTCACAAGGAATCTATCTAAAGCA from the Bdellovibrio sp. ArHS genome contains:
- a CDS encoding methyl-accepting chemotaxis protein, with protein sequence MFTKINHDVIGFMDALNAQVVAGKLTLDEAKDTVRTYINGPLLSDGSRDIKKTKLSTDQFMYVWAFSGKKQGLVEMHPFPLEGKSIWDYSVEGKYTVRDSWGNVNNVGKTFHELWQNPGEPVYTFLAYQSYFEPWDWVVGVGAREELLYQARLAEARNEILFYAAFIFIFSFAISWWIANKISSEVKKTAKSLTDGANAVFASSQQIANSAQALSQTATEQASSLEETVASMEELTSMVRMNTDNSSQAATLASSTRDVAQKGEREIKILIDSIHSISADSKKIEEITGVIDDIAFQTNLLALNAAVEAARAGEQGKGFAVVADAVRTLAQRSSIAAKDIADLIKKSVEKIEAGSRQAGQSGAVLTEIVESVRKVSDLNNEIATASQEQNAGISQISKAMNQMDQVTQVNAASSEEAAAAAEELSALSSTLRGNVVALEKVIFGSEIEGSPVKVVNISSKTSQNSEHKASGSSQVA
- a CDS encoding alpha/beta hydrolase, which gives rise to MMQLNQGGPVKEGLFQAGPFTLQFRDTEGSGPVCLVVGSALYYSRSFHPQMNQNFRMIYMDHRGFSNPSGSVTEADYSLATLMSDIERFRAEMKLGPIAILGHSAHGYMALEYAKRYPGSVSHVCLVATGPSHGSHMQEAERNWTESVCTARKDQFEMDCQNMERQIANSPEDRFVLFCKGMRTRAWNDWNFDIDELWKGVQTYMPAIDHLFGEVFRDIKIEEGLPDLKVPVLLMLGRLDYQVAPSWTWNQYRPLFQKLTVRIFEKSAHNPQTEQALEFYHEFKNWIDQTAKENS
- a CDS encoding MarR family transcriptional regulator translates to MMQLNGEAMNNYETLHQLVGIQMSKTMLSMKRHIIAEFAKVDSEMSFEDWMNLLPVIESETISQKDLAQILGKDKTTISRLINQWEKYQFVERIKSTQDQRVNVLKMTKQAKKIHQKLRPLFDRGDEDFTRNLSKAEVLQLMKILEKISAGLGGKDVL